GGCCGCGGCGCCGCCGCGCCCATGAGCGCGGCCGCCGCGAGCACGACGAGGCAGGCGCGGAGGACTCTCACGGGGCTCATCCGCGGAACTGCAACCGGTGGAGCCGCTCGTACGCCCCGCCGCGGGCGATCAGTTCGTCGTGCGTGCCGCGCTCGACCACGCGCCCGTGCTCGATCACCGCGATCTCGTCGGCGTTGCGGATCGTCGAGAGCCGGTGCGCGATGACCAGCGTCGTGCGCCCGGCCATGAGCCGCTCGATCGCCGTCTGGACCAGGCGCTCCGACGCGCTGTCGAGCGCCGCGGTCGCCTCGTCGAGGATCAGGATCGGCGCGTTCTTCAGCAGCGCCCGCGCGATCGCGATCCGCGCGCGCTCGCCCCCGGACAGGCGCAGTCCCTGCTCGCCGATCGCCGTGTCGTACCCCTGCGGCATGCCGGCGATGAAGTCGTGGGCGCAGGCGCTGCGGGCGGCCGCCTCGACCTCGGCGTCGGTGGCCTCCAGCCGCCCGTAGCGGATGTTGGCCCGCACCGTGTCGTTGAAGAGGAAGGCGTGCTGGCCGACCAGAGCGATCGCCGCGCGCAGCGAACCGACGTGGTAGTCGCGCAGGTCCACGCCCCCGACGAGCACCGCGCCCGCCGTCGGGTCATAGAAGCGCGGCAGCAGGTGCGCGAGCGTCGTCTTGCCGCCGCCGCTCATCCCGACCAGCGCCAGGGTGCGCCCCGGCTCGATCGTGAGCGAGACGTCGTCGAGCGCGGGCGGCGCGCCCTCGCCGTCCTCGAGGTCCGCCTCGCGGGCGCCGGCCTCCCCGGGGTAGTGGAACGTCACGTTGCGGTACTCGACCCGCGTGCGCGCGGCCGGGTCGCGGTCTCCGAAATGCACCGCCCCGGGGCGGTCGACGATCTCCGGGGGCGCGTCCAGCAGCTCGAAGAGCCGCTCGCCGGCCGCGACGCCCATCTGGATCGTGCTGTGGACGCGGCCGAGGTTCTTCAGCGGGTCGTACAGCAGGAACATCCCGGTGATGAAGGCCAGGAACTCCCCCTGCTGGCGCGCGCCGCTGATCACGGACAGCCCGCCGTAGACGACCACCAGCGCGATGGCGGCGCTGGCGGCGACCTCGGTGGTCGGGAAGGCGAGCGCCGCGTACTTCTCGGCCTTCTCCCACGTGCGCGTCATGCGCGCGTTCTCAGCCTCGAAGCGCCGGCGCTCGTACTCCTCGCGCCCGAAGGCCTGCACGACGCGGTGGCCGAGGATGCTCTCCTGCAGCAGGGACGTCAGGTCGCCGGTCTGGCTCTGGCCCTTGCGGCTGTAGCTGCGCACCTTGCGACCGAAGCGCCAGAGCGGGTAGAGCGAGAGCG
This genomic stretch from bacterium harbors:
- a CDS encoding ABC transporter ATP-binding protein, whose protein sequence is MPDAAPPAADERRRVYRRLLGYLRPYRGRMALAFFSMMLFGALDGAIPLLLKHIFDDIFGDHNRRMLWVLTGLIVGLALLRAPFGFLQRYLSASVGLRVVRDLRNDVHRHLLTLSESWFARRASGDVLSGVASDTVFVRNALVEASVTVVRGVFRVISLVAVAFWLDPLLATFSLVGLPLSLYPLWRFGRKVRSYSRKGQSQTGDLTSLLQESILGHRVVQAFGREEYERRRFEAENARMTRTWEKAEKYAALAFPTTEVAASAAIALVVVYGGLSVISGARQQGEFLAFITGMFLLYDPLKNLGRVHSTIQMGVAAGERLFELLDAPPEIVDRPGAVHFGDRDPAARTRVEYRNVTFHYPGEAGAREADLEDGEGAPPALDDVSLTIEPGRTLALVGMSGGGKTTLAHLLPRFYDPTAGAVLVGGVDLRDYHVGSLRAAIALVGQHAFLFNDTVRANIRYGRLEATDAEVEAAARSACAHDFIAGMPQGYDTAIGEQGLRLSGGERARIAIARALLKNAPILILDEATAALDSASERLVQTAIERLMAGRTTLVIAHRLSTIRNADEIAVIEHGRVVERGTHDELIARGGAYERLHRLQFRG